The proteins below are encoded in one region of Campylobacter rectus:
- the plsY gene encoding glycerol-3-phosphate 1-O-acyltransferase PlsY, translating to MNENLIAYAAAYLLGGIPSGVILAYIFGGVNIRSEGSGSIGATNVLRVLKQKDPKLAKKIAILTVVCDVLKGVLPILIAKFLGLVPATLWAMAVLSVLGHCYSPFLKFEGGKGIATGAGVLAVFLPLEIAIALVVWFVVGKLLKISSLASLAALAAFIVATFALQPQIPDIDSYAPIFLIAFLVVYKHLPNIKRLITGQEKQVI from the coding sequence ATGAACGAAAATTTGATAGCTTATGCCGCGGCGTATCTGCTAGGCGGCATCCCATCGGGCGTGATTTTGGCTTATATCTTCGGCGGAGTGAACATCAGAAGCGAAGGCAGCGGCAGTATCGGCGCGACCAACGTTTTGCGCGTGCTAAAGCAAAAAGACCCCAAACTCGCTAAAAAAATCGCGATTTTGACCGTCGTTTGCGACGTTTTAAAGGGCGTTTTGCCGATACTAATCGCGAAATTTTTGGGCCTTGTTCCAGCGACGCTTTGGGCGATGGCGGTGCTTTCGGTGCTCGGGCACTGCTATTCGCCGTTTTTAAAATTTGAAGGCGGCAAGGGCATAGCCACGGGTGCGGGCGTTTTGGCGGTCTTTTTGCCGCTTGAGATCGCTATCGCGCTCGTGGTTTGGTTTGTCGTCGGCAAGCTGCTTAAAATCTCCTCGCTCGCCTCTCTAGCCGCACTTGCGGCGTTTATAGTGGCGACTTTTGCGTTACAGCCGCAGATCCCGGATATCGACTCCTATGCGCCGATATTTTTGATCGCATTTTTAGTCGTTTATAAGCATCTGCCAAACATCAAACGCCTGATAACGGGGCAAGAAAAGCAAGTGATTTGA
- the plsX gene encoding phosphate acyltransferase PlsX: MTSICIDAMGGDFGPQPIIGGVIEALKEVKFEAVLVGDTKILESLIPHNFKQYVKFIQADEVVSMNEGATDALKRKESSIFKAIELLKNKQTKAVVSAGHSGATMSLATLRVGRLKNVSRPAIATLMPNVTGGKTLVLDVGANVDCKPEHLFQFAIMGEAYAKEILKIKSPKLGLLSNGEESSKGNEATKEAFAMISKLDNFVGNAEGNQVFDGSVDVIICDGFVGNILLKTSEGVADAITKIIKKHVKKSPVAIAGSLLMKKVFKTLKQQVDYDEYGGAPLLGVEGCVIISHGKSTPKAIKNAIFQALKFADSDINKIIEDELSHFTK; encoded by the coding sequence ATGACCAGCATTTGCATTGACGCGATGGGCGGCGACTTCGGTCCGCAGCCTATTATCGGCGGCGTGATCGAGGCTTTAAAAGAAGTAAAATTCGAAGCCGTTTTGGTAGGCGATACGAAAATTTTAGAGAGCCTTATCCCGCACAATTTCAAACAATACGTAAAATTTATTCAAGCCGATGAAGTCGTCTCTATGAACGAGGGCGCCACCGATGCGTTAAAGCGAAAAGAAAGCAGTATATTTAAGGCTATCGAGCTACTTAAAAATAAGCAAACCAAAGCCGTCGTTTCGGCAGGACACAGCGGGGCCACGATGAGCCTTGCCACGCTTCGCGTCGGACGGCTCAAAAACGTCTCTCGTCCCGCGATAGCGACGCTGATGCCAAACGTAACAGGGGGCAAAACGCTGGTTTTGGACGTCGGTGCAAACGTGGATTGCAAGCCTGAGCATCTGTTTCAGTTTGCTATAATGGGCGAAGCCTATGCAAAGGAAATTTTAAAGATAAAATCCCCTAAACTAGGGCTTCTTTCAAACGGCGAAGAGAGCAGTAAAGGCAACGAAGCCACGAAAGAAGCTTTTGCGATGATTTCAAAACTCGATAACTTCGTAGGCAACGCGGAAGGAAATCAGGTTTTTGACGGAAGCGTGGATGTTATAATTTGCGACGGATTCGTCGGAAATATCCTTCTAAAAACAAGCGAAGGCGTAGCCGACGCGATAACCAAAATCATAAAAAAACACGTTAAAAAATCCCCGGTCGCCATAGCGGGTTCGCTTCTAATGAAAAAAGTTTTTAAGACTCTAAAACAGCAAGTCGATTACGACGAATACGGCGGCGCACCGCTGCTGGGCGTCGAAGGCTGCGTCATCATCAGCCACGGTAAAAGCACGCCTAAAGCCATCAAAAACGCGATATTTCAAGCTCTAAAATTTGCAGACTCGGACATAAACAAAATCATCGAAGACGAGCTCTCGCATTTTACCAAATGA
- the hsrA gene encoding homeostatic response regulator transcription factor HsrA → MRILIVEDEVTLNKTIAEGLQEFGYQTDSSENFKDAEYYIGIRNYDLVLTDWMLPDGDGVDLISIIKHKSPRTAVVVLSAKDDKDSEVKAFRIGADDYIKKPFDFDVLVARIEARLRFGGTNVIKIDDLIIDPDEEKITYLGQDIELKGKPFEVLTHLARHSDQIVSKEQLLDAIWEEPELVTPNVIEVAINQIRQKMDKPLNISTIETVRRRGYRFCFPKKA, encoded by the coding sequence ATGAGAATTTTAATAGTTGAAGATGAGGTAACTCTAAACAAAACTATCGCCGAAGGCTTGCAAGAGTTCGGTTATCAAACCGACAGCTCGGAGAATTTCAAGGATGCCGAATACTACATCGGTATTAGAAATTACGACTTGGTTTTAACCGACTGGATGCTGCCTGACGGCGACGGCGTGGATCTGATCAGTATCATCAAACACAAATCTCCACGCACCGCGGTCGTCGTGCTATCCGCCAAAGACGACAAAGATAGCGAAGTGAAAGCCTTTAGAATAGGCGCGGACGACTATATTAAAAAGCCGTTTGATTTTGACGTTTTGGTCGCTAGGATCGAGGCTAGGCTGCGCTTTGGCGGCACCAACGTCATCAAGATAGACGATCTCATCATAGATCCGGACGAAGAGAAAATCACATATCTGGGTCAAGATATCGAGCTAAAAGGCAAGCCGTTTGAGGTGCTAACTCACCTTGCGCGCCACAGCGATCAGATCGTTAGCAAAGAGCAACTACTAGACGCTATCTGGGAGGAGCCCGAGCTCGTCACTCCAAACGTAATCGAAGTAGCAATCAACCAAATCCGCCAAAAAATGGACAAGCCGTTGAACATCTCGACTATCGAAACGGTCAGAAGACGCGGGTATAGGTTTTGCTTTCCCAAAAAAGCCTAA
- the ndk gene encoding nucleoside-diphosphate kinase yields MQQTLSIIKPDAVKKGVIGKIVDRFESNGLRIAAMKKVKLTKCDAKAFYAVHKDRPFFNDLVDFMTSGPVVVMVLEGDDAVAKNRDLMGATNPKEAKPGTIRADFAESIDANAVHGSDSLENAKNEIAFFFATREIC; encoded by the coding sequence ATGCAGCAAACGCTTTCTATTATCAAGCCTGATGCCGTTAAAAAGGGCGTTATCGGAAAAATCGTAGATAGATTCGAGAGCAACGGACTAAGAATCGCCGCTATGAAAAAAGTCAAACTAACCAAATGCGACGCGAAGGCTTTCTACGCAGTTCATAAGGACAGACCTTTCTTCAACGACTTAGTCGATTTTATGACAAGCGGACCGGTCGTAGTTATGGTGCTTGAGGGCGACGACGCGGTGGCTAAAAATCGCGATTTGATGGGTGCAACCAACCCGAAAGAGGCAAAACCGGGCACGATAAGAGCCGACTTTGCCGAGAGCATCGACGCAAATGCCGTTCACGGCAGCGATAGCCTGGAAAACGCTAAAAACGAGATCGCATTTTTCTTTGCGACAAGAGAAATTTGCTAA
- a CDS encoding sensor histidine kinase: MLILIISVLLYQYIKVTIYEGISQSLAYEAKILSTSANLSKIKRPFEYFTLNDSPTRAKLVRGKVVSPYFVTEKVGQKTYLTLFYPYLEDTGIAMTKDTTHQSRLIDQILIDIVMVNATSILLVIFYVLFLSRMLLVPIKILSRKMTNLNERFLQAVSLDELPPEFKPLGKSLNRLIERIQTFVLYQKELFVGVAHELKTPLAVMKTKNEVTLIKLRESEKYIEALKNNNEAINQMNKMIGSILEIGRQESAQFEEAVRIDIIEFLKQSANNFKILARGESKDIATDFAPHSLKMTLQTTLLTHVIQNFVQNAIKFSPPGSVITLRSRLGQNEFIIEVVDEGCGIDESKDLFAPFKRFGDKGGAGLGLFLAKGAAQALGGSVSIKNRTDGHSGAISTLTLAINKNNKGK, translated from the coding sequence ATGCTAATTCTCATCATCTCCGTTCTTTTATACCAGTATATCAAGGTCACGATATACGAGGGCATCTCGCAGTCGCTCGCATACGAAGCTAAAATTTTATCCACGAGCGCAAATTTATCCAAGATCAAAAGACCGTTTGAGTATTTCACGCTAAACGACAGTCCTACAAGAGCAAAGCTCGTAAGAGGCAAAGTTGTTTCGCCTTATTTCGTTACGGAAAAAGTCGGACAAAAGACCTACTTGACGCTGTTTTACCCGTATCTTGAGGATACGGGCATAGCGATGACCAAGGACACCACGCATCAAAGCAGACTCATAGATCAAATTTTAATCGACATCGTTATGGTAAATGCGACATCCATACTTTTGGTCATTTTTTACGTGCTATTTCTATCGCGGATGCTGCTTGTGCCGATCAAAATTTTAAGCAGAAAAATGACGAATTTAAACGAACGGTTTTTGCAGGCGGTAAGTCTTGACGAGCTACCGCCCGAGTTTAAGCCGCTGGGTAAAAGTCTAAACCGCCTGATCGAGCGTATTCAGACATTTGTGCTTTATCAAAAGGAGCTTTTTGTCGGTGTCGCGCACGAGCTAAAAACGCCGCTTGCGGTGATGAAAACCAAAAACGAAGTCACGCTAATCAAGCTGCGCGAGAGCGAAAAATACATCGAAGCGCTCAAAAACAACAACGAAGCCATCAATCAAATGAATAAAATGATCGGCTCGATCCTAGAGATCGGGCGGCAAGAGAGCGCGCAGTTTGAGGAGGCCGTGCGCATCGATATCATCGAGTTTTTGAAACAGTCGGCGAATAATTTTAAAATTTTAGCCCGCGGCGAGAGTAAGGATATCGCGACCGATTTTGCGCCGCACAGCCTTAAAATGACGCTGCAAACAACGCTTTTAACGCACGTTATTCAAAATTTCGTCCAAAACGCGATCAAATTTTCCCCTCCGGGCTCCGTGATAACGCTGCGTTCGCGCCTTGGCCAAAACGAGTTTATCATCGAGGTTGTAGACGAGGGCTGCGGCATAGACGAGAGCAAGGACCTTTTTGCGCCGTTTAAAAGATTTGGCGACAAAGGCGGAGCGGGGCTCGGGCTGTTTTTGGCTAAAGGAGCGGCCCAAGCGCTTGGCGGCTCGGTATCTATCAAAAACCGAACCGACGGGCATAGCGGCGCGATCTCTACGCTCACGCTCGCGATAAATAAAAACAACAAAGGTAAATAA
- a CDS encoding ATP-binding protein, translating into MKTIQENLKLFYVGLKDKEPFFYKNKDLTTHAAIIGMTGSGKTGLGIGILEEACIDNIPTFVIDPKGDMTNLALAFPQMSAQDFAPYVDENEAQNKGMSADEFAASEAQTWKKGIEGSFQSLERVRLFKDSAELKIYTPKSSSGVGVALLGDFARPNLDVGSEEFSEYVGSLASSVLSLVGIENDVNSKEHLLISNIFIDKFSRGADVSLEELIGFIATPPFAKIGVFDVEKFYPSSERMKLAVKINTLLASPDFRAWLSGERLDISKMLFNANGKAKCNIFTISHLKDSERMFFVTLLLNEIIAWMRKTEGTSSLRAVLYMDEIFGFFPPNGNPPSKTPMLTLLKQARAHGLGVILSTQNPVDLDYKGLSNIGTWFIGRLQTAQDKARVIDGMTGLAGSAMDKGEIENLISNLQKRNFLLKNIHEDGLSVISTRWALSYLKGPLSREQISNLMKEQRGGSNLSELSPVKSSNFAAKPVLSPGIAQIYAASSNLQEGGELEGYLYGEAKVRFYDAKKGLDEVREVSYMLRLDESQKEALWSEASENMHFTAVAEPNFKLSYAPLPGFVAGAKNFKELTKNFKEFIYRNYKLRLFSALNLSSAPGESKEEFYVRLADKCNEILEAQTAKLTAEFDKQKARLEEKLNRSVAKLEKEQRDFKSKGIETAISVGASILGAIFGKGLLSSGNIGKVATSARSANSVLKERSDVKLSEQEVAQLNAQIEELMAKFKEDASELKAKNDVQNVEVTEVEVGPKSSDIYDEKLYLLWK; encoded by the coding sequence ATGAAAACCATCCAAGAAAATTTAAAGCTGTTTTACGTCGGACTCAAGGACAAAGAGCCGTTTTTTTACAAAAACAAAGACCTCACGACGCACGCAGCCATCATCGGTATGACCGGTAGCGGTAAAACGGGCCTTGGTATCGGCATCCTAGAAGAAGCCTGCATCGATAACATTCCGACCTTCGTCATCGACCCAAAAGGCGATATGACCAACCTCGCTTTGGCGTTCCCGCAGATGAGCGCGCAGGATTTTGCGCCCTACGTCGATGAAAACGAAGCGCAAAACAAAGGTATGAGCGCGGATGAATTCGCCGCTAGCGAAGCGCAGACGTGGAAAAAAGGCATCGAGGGCTCGTTTCAGAGCTTAGAGCGCGTAAGGCTTTTTAAGGATAGCGCCGAGCTAAAAATTTATACGCCAAAGAGCAGTAGCGGCGTCGGCGTGGCACTGCTTGGGGATTTTGCCCGTCCGAATTTGGACGTAGGTAGCGAGGAGTTTAGCGAATACGTCGGCTCTTTGGCTAGCTCGGTGCTCTCGCTTGTGGGCATAGAAAACGACGTAAATTCAAAAGAGCACCTGCTCATCTCAAACATTTTTATAGATAAATTTAGCCGGGGCGCGGACGTGAGCCTGGAGGAGCTCATCGGCTTTATCGCGACGCCTCCGTTTGCCAAGATCGGTGTATTTGACGTGGAGAAATTTTATCCAAGCTCCGAGCGTATGAAGCTAGCGGTTAAAATCAACACGCTGCTTGCAAGCCCCGATTTTCGCGCGTGGCTAAGCGGCGAGCGACTCGACATCTCAAAGATGCTTTTTAACGCAAACGGCAAAGCAAAGTGCAATATCTTTACGATCTCGCACCTAAAAGACAGCGAGAGGATGTTTTTTGTGACGCTGCTGCTAAACGAGATCATCGCGTGGATGCGCAAGACCGAGGGTACGAGCTCGCTTCGCGCGGTGCTTTATATGGACGAGATTTTCGGATTTTTCCCGCCAAACGGCAATCCGCCTAGCAAAACTCCGATGCTTACGCTACTCAAGCAAGCCCGCGCGCACGGCCTCGGCGTGATACTAAGCACTCAAAACCCGGTCGATCTGGACTACAAAGGCCTTAGCAACATCGGCACGTGGTTTATCGGGCGCTTGCAAACCGCTCAGGATAAAGCGCGCGTGATCGACGGTATGACGGGGCTTGCGGGCTCTGCGATGGATAAAGGCGAGATAGAAAATCTCATCTCAAATTTACAAAAGCGCAATTTTCTTTTAAAAAACATCCACGAGGACGGGCTATCCGTCATCTCGACGCGATGGGCCCTGAGCTATCTCAAAGGCCCGCTTAGCCGCGAGCAGATTTCAAATTTGATGAAAGAGCAAAGGGGCGGGTCAAATTTGAGCGAGTTAAGCCCGGTAAAAAGCTCAAATTTCGCTGCTAAGCCGGTGCTGTCGCCGGGTATCGCTCAAATTTACGCCGCAAGCTCAAATTTGCAGGAGGGCGGCGAGCTGGAGGGGTATCTTTACGGCGAAGCCAAAGTGCGATTTTACGACGCTAAAAAGGGGCTTGACGAGGTTCGTGAGGTTAGCTATATGCTCAGACTGGACGAATCGCAAAAGGAAGCTCTGTGGAGCGAAGCTAGCGAAAATATGCATTTTACCGCGGTTGCAGAGCCAAATTTTAAGCTCTCATACGCGCCGCTACCGGGCTTTGTCGCGGGAGCTAAAAATTTTAAAGAGCTAACTAAAAATTTTAAAGAATTTATATATAGAAACTACAAACTTAGGCTGTTTAGCGCGCTAAATTTAAGCTCGGCGCCGGGTGAGAGTAAGGAGGAGTTTTACGTGCGTTTGGCCGATAAATGCAACGAAATTTTAGAGGCGCAAACGGCCAAGCTTACGGCGGAATTCGACAAGCAAAAAGCGCGCCTAGAGGAGAAACTAAACCGCTCCGTGGCAAAGCTAGAAAAAGAGCAGCGAGACTTTAAAAGCAAGGGGATTGAGACCGCGATCTCGGTGGGTGCGAGCATTTTGGGCGCGATTTTCGGCAAGGGGCTACTAAGTAGCGGCAACATCGGCAAGGTCGCGACCTCCGCGCGCTCGGCAAATAGCGTGCTAAAAGAGCGTAGCGACGTCAAACTAAGCGAGCAAGAAGTCGCCCAGCTAAACGCGCAGATCGAGGAGCTGATGGCGAAATTTAAAGAAGACGCGAGCGAGCTAAAAGCCAAAAACGACGTGCAAAACGTGGAAGTGACGGAGGTGGAGGTGGGGCCGAAGAGTAGCGATATTTATGACGAAAAGCTCTATCTTTTATGGAAGTAG
- the rpmF gene encoding 50S ribosomal protein L32, protein MAVPKRRVSHTRAAKRRTHYKVTLPVPVKDKDGSWKMPHRVNKTTGEY, encoded by the coding sequence ATGGCAGTACCTAAACGAAGAGTAAGTCATACTCGCGCGGCAAAGAGAAGAACACACTACAAAGTAACGCTTCCCGTTCCCGTAAAAGACAAAGACGGCTCATGGAAAATGCCTCACCGCGTAAATAAAACTACCGGAGAGTATTAA
- a CDS encoding Ppx/GppA phosphatase family protein, whose product MAKRTAVIDMGSNSMRMAIFEKTSRYAFHIIGEFKMKVRLGEGAYEHGGEIAEKSIQRACEALGEFKNIAKSYKCAKIFAMGTSALRDAPNASELISAVRRELGLNLKVVSGKDEATFGGVAALNLLEPLDEFVTLDIGGGSTEISLISGGKITDAMSLDLGTVRLKELFFDKKNLSAAQPFIKDALKNLPKNFKSKNLVAIGGSLRAISSAIMSAQNYPLKTVHNFAYKLQNHKSFIESLARASVLELGKFGIKKDRFDTIREGALIFLGAAEALNAQNIYTSGAGFREGVFLSDILRPTRKFPPNFNPSVRSLQDRFLQDDNKAIVKYAKDLFAALEPLHGLEGRYESELAVAARLHSVAQCLGFYGEHASSAFFVLNALNYGFSHAQKCLIAAIIAQNGKKNSDEFERFKNLLPGENVVRWLSFILALAKNLDANRSHKKLEFEFINHTLQIYGAKELFMAKENIKKMTKPDTFAICFA is encoded by the coding sequence ATGGCAAAACGAACCGCCGTCATAGATATGGGCTCAAATTCGATGCGAATGGCGATTTTTGAGAAGACTTCGCGCTATGCGTTTCACATCATCGGCGAATTTAAGATGAAAGTGCGCCTGGGAGAGGGCGCGTACGAGCATGGCGGCGAGATAGCGGAAAAGTCGATACAAAGGGCCTGCGAGGCGCTAGGAGAGTTTAAAAATATAGCAAAAAGCTATAAATGCGCGAAAATTTTCGCTATGGGCACCTCGGCTCTACGCGACGCACCGAATGCAAGCGAGCTAATAAGTGCAGTAAGACGCGAGCTAGGGCTAAATTTGAAGGTTGTTAGCGGCAAGGACGAGGCGACGTTTGGCGGCGTGGCGGCGCTAAATTTGCTCGAGCCGCTAGATGAGTTCGTCACGCTTGATATCGGCGGGGGCTCTACGGAGATATCGCTTATTAGCGGCGGAAAGATAACGGATGCTATGTCGCTGGATCTTGGCACCGTGCGGTTAAAGGAGCTATTTTTCGATAAGAAAAATTTAAGCGCCGCACAGCCTTTTATCAAGGACGCGCTAAAAAATTTGCCCAAAAATTTTAAAAGTAAAAATCTAGTCGCTATCGGCGGCAGTCTGCGCGCGATATCCTCGGCGATAATGTCGGCACAAAACTACCCGCTAAAAACGGTGCATAACTTCGCTTATAAGCTGCAAAATCACAAAAGCTTTATCGAGAGTCTCGCGCGAGCGAGCGTGCTGGAGCTGGGGAAATTCGGCATTAAAAAAGACCGCTTCGATACCATTAGAGAGGGCGCGCTCATCTTTTTAGGCGCAGCCGAGGCGCTTAATGCGCAAAATATCTACACTAGCGGCGCAGGCTTTAGAGAGGGCGTATTTTTGAGCGATATCTTGCGTCCGACGCGTAAATTTCCGCCCAATTTCAACCCAAGCGTGAGGAGTTTGCAGGATAGATTTTTGCAGGATGATAACAAAGCCATCGTAAAATACGCAAAAGACCTCTTTGCCGCGCTAGAGCCTTTGCACGGGCTTGAGGGGCGCTACGAGAGCGAACTGGCAGTCGCTGCTAGGCTACACAGCGTGGCTCAATGTTTGGGATTTTACGGTGAGCACGCCAGTTCGGCGTTTTTCGTGTTAAATGCGCTAAACTACGGCTTTTCGCACGCGCAAAAATGTCTCATCGCCGCGATCATAGCACAAAACGGCAAGAAAAATTCGGACGAATTTGAGCGGTTTAAAAATCTGCTACCCGGCGAAAACGTCGTGCGCTGGCTGAGCTTTATCCTCGCGCTTGCTAAAAATCTCGATGCAAACCGTTCGCACAAAAAGCTGGAATTTGAGTTTATAAACCACACTTTGCAAATTTACGGCGCCAAGGAGCTGTTTATGGCGAAGGAAAATATCAAAAAGATGACCAAGCCCGATACTTTTGCGATCTGTTTTGCGTGA
- a CDS encoding dihydroneopterin aldolase, with product MTTIIKDYEFSTIIGLLDFERVTPQKVRVSVEFQSGGFMDYIEVINFIEEIYAREKFGTVESSLEICAKKLKEKFSSLSFLKMEILKIEIVKNALVGARAEFKY from the coding sequence TTGACGACGATTATCAAAGATTATGAGTTTAGCACGATCATCGGTTTGCTTGATTTCGAGCGCGTGACGCCGCAAAAGGTGCGAGTTAGCGTCGAATTTCAAAGCGGCGGGTTTATGGATTATATCGAGGTGATAAATTTTATAGAGGAAATTTACGCGCGGGAGAAATTCGGCACCGTGGAGAGCTCGCTTGAAATTTGCGCTAAAAAGTTGAAGGAAAAATTTAGCTCACTTAGCTTTTTGAAAATGGAAATTTTAAAAATCGAGATCGTCAAAAATGCGCTGGTTGGCGCGAGAGCCGAGTTTAAATATTAA
- a CDS encoding 4Fe-4S dicluster domain-containing protein produces MAVKITDICISCGSCIDECPVSAIVDDADNPTGEDAYYVYADKCVECVGFNDEPACAYACPTDGCIVWDAPCVGQPSRTDIGGDMRTGATAIIP; encoded by the coding sequence ATGGCGGTAAAAATAACCGATATTTGCATAAGCTGCGGCTCTTGCATCGACGAATGCCCTGTTAGCGCTATCGTAGACGACGCGGATAACCCGACCGGCGAGGATGCATACTACGTCTATGCGGATAAATGCGTCGAGTGCGTAGGTTTTAACGACGAACCCGCATGCGCATACGCCTGTCCGACCGACGGATGCATCGTATGGGACGCGCCTTGCGTCGGGCAACCATCTCGTACCGACATAGGCGGCGATATGAGAACGGGCGCAACCGCTATCATACCCTAA
- a CDS encoding peroxiredoxin, which translates to MLVTKKAPDFTAAAVLGNNQIINDFNLYKNIGKKGAVVFFYPMDFTFVCPSEIIAFDKRYDEFKARGIEVIGVSTDNQFSHFAWKETPVSKGGIGQVRFPLVADMTKSIARGFDVLLEDAGVALRGSFLIDKDGTVRHAVINDLPLGRNIDEMIRMVDTMLFTNEHGEVCPAGWNKGDKGMKADTAGVADYLAHNAEKL; encoded by the coding sequence ATGTTAGTAACGAAAAAAGCACCTGATTTCACGGCTGCAGCGGTTTTAGGAAACAATCAAATCATAAATGATTTCAACCTATACAAAAATATCGGCAAGAAAGGCGCGGTTGTATTTTTCTATCCGATGGACTTCACTTTCGTTTGCCCTAGCGAGATTATCGCTTTTGATAAGAGATACGACGAATTTAAAGCTCGCGGTATCGAAGTTATCGGTGTTTCAACGGATAATCAGTTCTCTCACTTCGCATGGAAAGAAACTCCGGTAAGCAAAGGCGGCATCGGTCAAGTTCGCTTCCCGCTGGTAGCCGATATGACGAAGTCTATCGCTCGCGGTTTTGACGTGCTTTTAGAGGATGCGGGCGTCGCTCTTCGCGGTAGCTTTTTGATCGATAAAGACGGCACCGTTCGCCACGCGGTCATAAACGACCTTCCGCTTGGAAGAAACATCGACGAGATGATAAGAATGGTCGATACGATGCTATTTACCAACGAACACGGCGAGGTTTGCCCTGCGGGATGGAATAAAGGCGATAAAGGTATGAAGGCCGATACCGCAGGCGTCGCGGACTATCTAGCGCACAATGCGGAAAAACTATAA
- a CDS encoding PilZ domain-containing protein gives MLVTDNGESLILEGAISVFSRALKDGHQIHFLNLYNGVKVECQGSVISVEDETVVCKVTLEQILAMKEEKNAYIVRDEYFAENLRADIVGFDLSNLTVTLRNFIYMHNLHANLRKYQRVYPNRYTKVSLAQNGNEVQGNLYDISEGGLGVVSADDGEFKDGEQVRAKFELDIPDYESGSCEKADIDIDLKLVTALKYKGAMRYCCQVMNKQNAHQNIVKFTDKRVKETLEDLKEQLKTYQ, from the coding sequence ATGCTAGTCACGGATAACGGCGAATCTCTTATTTTGGAAGGCGCTATCAGCGTATTTTCAAGGGCTTTAAAAGACGGCCATCAAATTCATTTTTTAAATTTGTACAATGGCGTAAAGGTAGAGTGTCAGGGTAGCGTGATATCGGTCGAGGATGAGACCGTGGTCTGCAAAGTGACGCTAGAGCAAATTTTAGCGATGAAAGAGGAAAAAAACGCCTATATCGTGCGGGACGAGTATTTCGCCGAAAATTTAAGAGCCGACATCGTAGGGTTTGACCTGTCGAATTTGACCGTGACGCTTAGAAATTTTATCTATATGCATAACTTGCACGCAAATTTGCGAAAATATCAGCGCGTCTATCCAAACAGATACACCAAGGTTTCGCTCGCTCAAAACGGCAATGAAGTGCAAGGAAATTTATACGACATATCCGAAGGCGGACTAGGCGTCGTTAGCGCTGACGACGGAGAGTTTAAGGACGGCGAGCAAGTGAGGGCTAAATTTGAGCTGGATATCCCCGACTACGAAAGCGGCTCTTGCGAAAAAGCGGACATCGATATCGATCTAAAACTAGTTACCGCGCTAAAATACAAAGGCGCTATGAGATACTGCTGCCAAGTGATGAACAAACAAAACGCGCATCAAAATATCGTAAAATTTACCGACAAGCGCGTAAAAGAGACGCTTGAAGATCTAAAAGAGCAGCTAAAAACTTACCAATAA
- a CDS encoding YceD family protein: MKISFAKIANNQMPFELGLDGVNFNGELKRISQNLVSCKGKIAGKIAHNCDRCGEDINLKLDEDVNLILSDGIYKDKEENLDDAVEFFDGFVNLEEVLTSEIEAFKSDYFYCEKCKNL; this comes from the coding sequence TTGAAAATATCTTTTGCCAAAATCGCAAATAATCAAATGCCGTTCGAGCTAGGCTTGGATGGGGTAAATTTTAACGGCGAATTAAAAAGAATAAGCCAAAATTTAGTTAGCTGTAAAGGCAAAATCGCGGGCAAAATAGCGCATAACTGCGATAGATGCGGCGAAGATATAAATTTAAAGCTTGATGAAGATGTAAATTTGATATTAAGCGACGGAATTTACAAAGATAAAGAAGAAAATCTCGACGATGCGGTCGAGTTTTTCGACGGTTTTGTAAATTTAGAAGAAGTATTGACAAGCGAAATAGAAGCTTTTAAGAGCGATTATTTTTATTGCGAAAAATGTAAAAATCTATAA